The following proteins are co-located in the Echinicola sp. 20G genome:
- a CDS encoding alginate lyase family protein produces the protein MKRNRLIAYTIGWLIFTAMAYMFLGKSGNCLPVKAMKSSQFPEYRDVVSIIREYTLEEASWAMKQLPITVTSSHSPRSAGGLHDFYSEGDYWWPNPEDPEGPYIQRDGMSNPDNFVAHREAMIRFSRIVGTLAAAYRITNDTTYVSKAFDHLEAWFLEEDTRMNPSLEYAQAIKGRVTGRGIGIIDTIHLMEVAQGLSIIGNAPNADPMKVEKIKQWFDQYLVWLTTHQYGKDESIRKNNHGTCYFMQVASFAKLTQNKELLDTCRKQFKEVLLPNQMAKDGSFPLELERTKPYGYSIFNLDAMATLAQVLSDDENKLWQFRTKNGQGIRDGIHYLFPYVKDKQVWPYSPDVMYWNDWPVAQPFLVFGAMAYGEKEWFDIWAKLDHNPKEGEVLRNLPIRNPIIWLEK, from the coding sequence ATGAAAAGAAATAGATTAATCGCTTACACAATTGGCTGGTTGATTTTTACAGCAATGGCATATATGTTTTTAGGGAAGTCTGGAAATTGTCTGCCTGTAAAAGCTATGAAGAGCAGTCAATTTCCTGAATATAGGGATGTGGTAAGTATCATTAGGGAATATACTTTGGAAGAAGCCAGTTGGGCCATGAAACAACTTCCAATTACCGTTACCAGTAGCCACTCGCCAAGGAGTGCTGGAGGACTTCATGATTTTTACTCCGAAGGAGACTATTGGTGGCCAAATCCTGAAGACCCAGAAGGTCCTTATATACAAAGGGATGGCATGAGCAATCCGGATAATTTTGTAGCTCACCGAGAGGCAATGATCCGTTTCAGTAGAATAGTGGGGACATTGGCAGCAGCCTATCGTATCACTAATGATACCACTTATGTTTCCAAAGCTTTTGATCATTTGGAAGCGTGGTTTTTGGAGGAAGATACCCGGATGAACCCCTCACTAGAATATGCCCAAGCCATTAAGGGAAGGGTAACTGGACGCGGCATCGGGATCATAGATACCATTCATTTGATGGAAGTGGCTCAGGGACTTAGCATTATTGGAAATGCCCCAAATGCCGATCCAATGAAGGTTGAGAAAATCAAACAATGGTTTGATCAATACTTGGTTTGGCTCACGACCCACCAATATGGAAAGGATGAAAGTATACGGAAAAACAACCATGGCACCTGCTATTTTATGCAGGTAGCTTCATTTGCAAAACTAACCCAAAACAAAGAGCTGTTGGATACCTGTCGAAAACAATTTAAGGAAGTCCTACTCCCAAACCAGATGGCCAAGGATGGTAGTTTCCCGCTGGAACTAGAGCGAACAAAACCTTATGGGTATTCTATTTTTAATCTGGATGCTATGGCAACACTTGCCCAGGTGCTTTCCGACGATGAAAATAAGTTGTGGCAGTTTAGAACAAAAAATGGGCAAGGGATCCGGGATGGTATTCACTACCTGTTTCCCTACGTAAAAGATAAGCAGGTTTGGCCTTATTCACCAGATGTAATGTATTGGAACGATTGGCCCGTGGCGCAACCTTTTTTGGTGTTTGGTGCAATGGCCTATGGAGAGAAGGAATGGTTTGATATCTGGGCAAAACTGGACCATAATCCAAAAGAAGGTGAAGTGCTCAGGAATTTGCCCATCAGAAATCCTATTATTTGGTTGGAAAAGTAA
- a CDS encoding sigma-70 family RNA polymerase sigma factor, whose amino-acid sequence MELKNLLYRISVKSDKKAFGQLFKLYHAKLISFSLCFLKDYADAEDVVSEVFIRLLKNKDRLLEIENFEGYLFHSVKNQSLSFLKRNKKRNEVFRTIDYAEMMTEEFVQPIHKLIEYELREEITRVVESLPLKRKMVYKMIKDDAMKISEVSELLGIADKTVKKHLELALRDVRNAISNYLFDKDDKTPIINIKSNFISIAFLTLMAEFEIFENLCHRNHITEVN is encoded by the coding sequence ATGGAACTTAAAAACCTTTTATATAGGATTTCTGTAAAATCTGATAAAAAGGCTTTTGGTCAACTTTTTAAACTTTACCATGCTAAGTTAATATCATTTTCCCTCTGCTTTTTAAAGGATTATGCAGACGCTGAGGATGTTGTTTCCGAGGTGTTTATAAGGCTTCTCAAGAACAAGGATAGATTATTGGAAATTGAGAATTTTGAAGGTTATTTGTTTCATTCGGTAAAAAACCAATCCCTAAGCTTCCTTAAAAGAAACAAAAAAAGAAATGAAGTTTTCAGGACAATAGATTACGCCGAAATGATGACAGAGGAATTTGTTCAGCCAATTCATAAACTTATCGAATATGAATTAAGGGAAGAGATTACCAGGGTCGTTGAAAGTTTGCCGCTTAAAAGGAAAATGGTTTATAAGATGATCAAAGATGATGCGATGAAAATATCAGAAGTTTCCGAGTTATTGGGAATAGCGGACAAGACGGTTAAGAAACACCTGGAGTTGGCTCTGCGAGATGTTAGAAATGCCATCAGTAATTATCTTTTCGATAAGGACGACAAGACACCAATAATCAATATTAAATCAAATTTTATTAGTATCGCTTTTTTGACGTTGATGGCAGAATTTGAAATTTTTGAAAATCTTTGCCACAGAAACCATATTACTGAAGTAAACTGA
- a CDS encoding hybrid sensor histidine kinase/response regulator transcription factor produces MKVKLKIVVFLICLVSGRASMAQEGQIRFRNLDVANGLSQGSAMAIAQDDRGFIWIGTRDGLNRYDAREFTVYRNQPGDSLSLSSNSITSLYNDSQGRLWVGTNRGLNRYDPNMDRFQQVLLGDERGRALNEGLVISFFEDREGRLWVCTSMGLYCIKKDECIARLAFHASKYPARNIAPRNVNAVFQDSKGFYWIGTSQGLIEGRLVEENSKMPTFEIMETYDTDGSHSLLSDHNITCINEVEKGLLWVGTKKGGINILNLQTGEVRFIKADAQFSNGIASNDIRSIFKDKFGGFWVGTFRGLNHYSQEGKWSKYVASEEASDALRHNSVKSIFQDSKGSIWIGTYYGGVHVFDLDISWFNNHTYSPYINSISHNVVSSIEETDKGNLWIGTEGGGLNFLDRNSGIFSQFIHQDDNPKSLSHNNVKSLYQDRSGNLWVGTYSGGLNLLKNGKSSFEHFMNQEEDSLSLSSDNVYAIDEDQQGNLWLGTFGGGVNMMGKGNWGKFVHYNTNKKGIYHLSSREVRTLIVDTKDRVWVGTEDGLNLREREGDPFQVFHFEPNVQGSLSGDVVVSLLEDSRHRIWIGTFNTGLNLYDEASRTFRNFTVEDGLAGNNVFGILEDEKGILWLSTNNGLSRFDPETLGIKNYGPEDGLSGREFVMGGAKKLTNGQLAFGSSNGFTLFHPDSLRQSSYPPPVVLTDFKLFNKSLKPDPDGVMAENVSLLKEIVLRHDQNIFSIDFAVLNYVIPEKNQYAFMLEGFDNQWNYVKNPTATYTNLNAGTYTFMAKGSNNDGVWSDVPARIVIRVLPPPWKTWWAFLIYGTVIFVAVYYLMRFVQTRAKLEHDLYVEHLENEQQKELHELKLNFFTNISHEFRTPLTLIIGPLERLLQDGKTTGFQLSLLRTIRGNANRLLGLVNQLMDFRKQESGNMQMKVSQKDLVQFLEERLTFFIPYAAQRNVALHFDKRVDSLLVYFDSEQLDKVVSNLLSNAFKYTPEEGKIVLRVDQEAFTSDFPKGAAVIEVEDNGEGIPSADLELIFDGFYQVSDQYTSTRGKENSSGIGLALTKSLVTMHKGSIHAFSSELNNVESGSSTCFKVKIPLGKDHLSKELICDENSTQEMKVFEPMELDTLDEVTMVEKENIDLPENDPLRYQIVVVEDNVELREFMVQSLEHKYQVTAVENGRKGWEYIQKELPDMVVSDVMMPEMDGIEMTKLIKKDIRTDHIPVLLLTARTSEDYMMKGLASGSMDYITKPFHLDMLLLKIHNILESRENFRKRFSTGFLKKISRQKEQSAEKEFLDKIIQIIQDNLSDEGFSVKVLCKEIGMSRPVLYRKLKQLTDKSVIELINEVKMEKASQMLLEEGSTVSDVAYSLGFSDPKYFGKSFKNQFGKSPSKFMEENKVKYINK; encoded by the coding sequence ATGAAAGTGAAGTTGAAAATTGTTGTGTTTCTTATCTGTCTTGTCTCCGGCAGGGCGAGCATGGCTCAAGAAGGACAAATAAGGTTTAGAAACTTAGATGTGGCAAATGGCCTTTCACAGGGATCGGCGATGGCCATTGCGCAAGACGACAGGGGATTTATATGGATTGGGACCAGAGATGGGCTGAATAGATATGATGCTAGGGAATTTACGGTATATAGAAACCAACCTGGGGATAGCCTTTCACTTTCTTCCAATTCTATTACCTCACTTTATAATGATAGCCAGGGAAGGTTATGGGTTGGTACAAATCGTGGATTGAATCGCTATGATCCTAATATGGACAGGTTCCAGCAAGTGTTGCTTGGAGATGAAAGAGGGCGAGCCTTAAATGAAGGTTTGGTGATTTCATTTTTCGAAGATAGAGAGGGTAGGTTGTGGGTATGCACTAGCATGGGGCTTTATTGTATCAAAAAAGATGAATGTATAGCACGCTTAGCTTTTCATGCTTCCAAGTACCCCGCGCGAAATATTGCTCCAAGAAATGTTAATGCAGTTTTTCAAGATAGCAAGGGGTTTTATTGGATTGGGACCAGTCAAGGCTTGATAGAAGGAAGATTGGTAGAAGAAAATTCAAAGATGCCTACATTTGAAATCATGGAAACCTATGATACGGATGGTAGTCATAGCCTACTGAGCGACCATAATATCACCTGTATCAATGAAGTGGAAAAAGGGCTGCTCTGGGTCGGGACAAAAAAAGGTGGTATAAATATCCTGAATTTGCAGACTGGTGAGGTGAGGTTTATCAAGGCAGATGCACAATTTTCAAATGGAATTGCAAGTAATGATATCAGAAGCATTTTCAAGGATAAATTTGGAGGATTTTGGGTGGGAACATTTCGAGGATTAAATCATTATTCCCAAGAAGGAAAGTGGTCCAAGTATGTAGCAAGTGAGGAAGCTTCAGATGCTCTCAGGCACAATTCGGTTAAAAGCATTTTTCAAGATAGCAAAGGATCAATCTGGATCGGGACGTATTATGGAGGAGTACATGTGTTCGACCTGGATATTTCTTGGTTTAACAATCATACTTATTCTCCATACATCAATAGTATCAGCCACAACGTGGTCAGTAGTATAGAAGAAACAGATAAAGGGAACCTATGGATAGGGACAGAAGGTGGTGGGCTCAATTTTTTAGATAGGAATTCAGGGATTTTTTCCCAATTTATTCATCAGGATGATAATCCCAAAAGCCTTAGCCATAACAATGTCAAGTCCCTTTACCAAGACCGCTCAGGGAATCTTTGGGTGGGCACGTATAGTGGAGGGCTAAACCTACTTAAGAATGGAAAAAGCTCCTTTGAGCATTTCATGAACCAGGAAGAGGACAGCTTATCACTCTCCAGTGATAATGTCTATGCGATAGATGAAGATCAACAAGGGAACCTCTGGCTCGGAACTTTTGGCGGAGGGGTGAATATGATGGGAAAAGGGAACTGGGGCAAGTTCGTCCACTACAATACCAATAAAAAGGGGATATACCATTTAAGCTCAAGGGAAGTCAGGACCCTGATTGTAGACACAAAAGATAGGGTTTGGGTGGGGACAGAAGATGGACTTAACCTGCGAGAGAGAGAAGGCGATCCTTTTCAGGTTTTTCATTTTGAGCCCAATGTCCAAGGTAGCTTAAGTGGAGATGTAGTGGTGAGCTTGCTGGAAGACAGCAGACACCGAATATGGATCGGTACATTTAATACTGGTCTGAATCTTTATGATGAAGCGTCCAGGACATTCAGAAACTTTACTGTTGAGGACGGATTGGCTGGAAATAATGTATTTGGGATTTTGGAAGATGAAAAGGGCATCCTGTGGCTTAGCACCAATAATGGACTGAGCAGGTTTGACCCTGAAACTTTGGGAATCAAAAATTATGGTCCTGAGGATGGGTTGAGTGGCAGGGAGTTTGTCATGGGAGGAGCTAAAAAACTGACCAATGGGCAGCTTGCTTTTGGGAGTTCAAATGGTTTTACCCTATTTCACCCTGATAGTTTGAGACAGAGCAGTTACCCACCTCCTGTGGTGTTGACAGACTTTAAATTGTTCAATAAGTCCTTAAAGCCCGATCCTGACGGAGTAATGGCTGAGAATGTTTCCCTATTGAAGGAGATTGTTCTAAGGCATGACCAAAATATTTTTTCCATTGATTTTGCCGTGCTGAATTACGTCATTCCAGAAAAAAATCAATATGCATTTATGTTGGAAGGATTTGATAACCAATGGAATTATGTTAAAAATCCTACTGCCACATATACTAACCTTAATGCCGGTACTTATACTTTTATGGCCAAAGGCAGTAATAATGATGGGGTTTGGAGTGATGTTCCTGCTAGGATCGTGATCAGGGTATTGCCACCACCTTGGAAGACTTGGTGGGCGTTTTTGATTTATGGAACAGTGATTTTTGTAGCAGTTTATTACCTCATGCGTTTTGTTCAGACACGTGCCAAACTGGAGCATGATCTTTATGTAGAACATTTGGAGAATGAGCAGCAAAAAGAACTGCATGAACTAAAGCTTAATTTTTTCACCAATATTTCCCATGAATTCAGAACGCCATTGACACTTATCATTGGGCCACTGGAAAGGCTGCTTCAGGATGGTAAGACAACTGGTTTCCAACTGTCGCTTTTACGGACGATCAGGGGAAATGCGAACAGGCTCTTAGGACTTGTGAACCAGCTTATGGACTTTAGAAAACAGGAGAGCGGCAATATGCAAATGAAGGTTAGCCAAAAGGACTTGGTTCAATTCCTTGAAGAAAGACTTACCTTTTTTATCCCTTATGCTGCCCAAAGAAATGTTGCCCTGCATTTTGACAAAAGAGTGGACAGCTTATTGGTGTACTTTGATTCAGAACAACTGGATAAAGTGGTGTCCAACTTACTCAGTAATGCTTTTAAATATACACCTGAAGAAGGAAAGATAGTGCTGAGGGTAGACCAAGAAGCCTTTACAAGTGATTTTCCGAAAGGAGCAGCAGTTATTGAAGTGGAGGACAATGGAGAGGGGATTCCTTCTGCCGACCTGGAATTAATCTTTGATGGTTTTTATCAAGTCAGTGATCAATATACCAGTACAAGAGGAAAAGAAAATAGTTCTGGAATTGGGTTGGCGCTTACCAAAAGTCTGGTGACAATGCATAAAGGTTCTATCCATGCTTTTAGCAGTGAACTAAATAATGTGGAAAGTGGATCTTCTACTTGTTTTAAAGTGAAAATACCCCTAGGGAAAGACCATCTTTCCAAAGAGCTTATCTGTGATGAAAATTCTACTCAGGAAATGAAAGTTTTTGAGCCAATGGAACTGGACACTCTGGATGAGGTCACCATGGTCGAAAAAGAAAATATTGATCTTCCAGAAAATGACCCACTTCGATACCAAATAGTGGTCGTGGAAGACAATGTGGAGCTTAGGGAATTTATGGTCCAGAGCCTGGAACATAAATATCAAGTAACTGCAGTAGAAAATGGCAGGAAGGGCTGGGAATATATCCAGAAAGAGTTGCCAGATATGGTAGTAAGTGATGTGATGATGCCGGAAATGGACGGCATAGAAATGACAAAATTGATCAAAAAAGACATCCGTACCGACCATATACCTGTACTCTTGCTCACAGCTAGGACTTCTGAGGATTATATGATGAAGGGCTTGGCTTCAGGAAGTATGGATTATATCACCAAACCGTTTCATCTGGACATGCTCCTTCTGAAAATCCATAATATCCTTGAGAGCCGTGAGAATTTCAGAAAGCGTTTTTCTACCGGTTTTCTGAAAAAGATAAGTAGGCAAAAGGAGCAGTCCGCAGAAAAGGAATTTTTGGATAAAATCATCCAAATTATTCAAGACAATTTGTCCGATGAAGGATTTAGTGTTAAAGTCCTTTGCAAGGAGATAGGGATGAGCAGACCTGTTCTTTACAGAAAGCTCAAGCAACTTACGGACAAGAGCGTAATTGAATTGATCAATGAAGTAAAGATGGAAAAGGCAAGCCAAATGTTATTGGAAGAGGGAAGCACCGTAAGCGATGTTGCCTATTCACTGGGGTTCAGCGATCCAAAGTATTTTGGAAAGTCCTTTAAGAACCAATTTGGTAAATCACCATCAAAGTTTATGGAAGAAAACAAAGTAAAGTATATCAATAAATAA
- a CDS encoding FecR family protein has product MEEKRLNKVLRKYFSDKLDQEEEELLRRWLDEGEHNLRVFETLKVVWKEKSQEPELVNVEERINDIWAKALDQSVNAGSVLRKLVEIAAVGLFFIVASWLLWNSANKSDTVEPLNQVTELISKHNSPGQKTKLYLPDGSVVYLNSESSLKFLKGFNGMERRIYLDGEAYFVVAKDSSRPFVVQSRGVETIALGTEFNVNAYEENEKIKVSLIEGKVQVNNLLSNDDSRDLLPGKELIIDGRNNEMIEKTIDVESATGWKEGKLVFKNASYKDMVIALERWYGVEINTFGKIPNDWHLTSTYKGQTLENILIDLTYSKSFTYEIEKNTIKIKF; this is encoded by the coding sequence ATGGAAGAAAAGAGATTAAATAAGGTATTAAGGAAATATTTCTCTGATAAACTTGATCAGGAAGAAGAAGAACTTCTTAGAAGATGGTTGGATGAGGGCGAACACAATCTTAGGGTTTTTGAAACCCTAAAAGTGGTATGGAAGGAAAAATCTCAAGAACCGGAATTGGTTAATGTAGAGGAAAGAATTAATGATATATGGGCAAAAGCCTTAGACCAAAGTGTCAATGCTGGATCCGTGTTAAGAAAGCTGGTAGAAATAGCTGCAGTTGGGCTGTTTTTCATAGTTGCGTCATGGTTGCTTTGGAACAGCGCAAATAAAAGCGATACTGTTGAGCCCCTAAATCAAGTAACAGAATTGATCTCTAAACATAATTCCCCAGGCCAGAAAACTAAACTTTACCTACCGGATGGTTCCGTGGTCTATCTAAATAGTGAATCTAGCCTGAAATTTTTAAAGGGCTTTAATGGCATGGAAAGAAGAATTTATCTTGATGGAGAGGCCTATTTCGTAGTGGCGAAAGATAGTAGTAGGCCATTTGTTGTACAAAGTAGGGGCGTGGAGACCATAGCTTTAGGGACCGAATTCAATGTCAATGCGTATGAGGAGAACGAAAAAATCAAAGTTTCATTAATTGAAGGAAAGGTACAGGTGAACAACCTTTTGAGTAATGATGACAGTCGTGATTTGCTGCCCGGAAAGGAGCTGATCATTGATGGCAGAAATAATGAAATGATTGAAAAGACAATAGATGTTGAATCTGCCACTGGGTGGAAGGAAGGAAAATTAGTGTTTAAGAATGCATCTTATAAAGATATGGTAATCGCCTTGGAAAGGTGGTATGGTGTGGAGATAAATACTTTCGGGAAAATCCCCAATGATTGGCATTTGACCTCTACTTACAAAGGACAAACCCTGGAAAACATTTTAATTGATCTTACTTATTCAAAAAGCTTTACTTATGAGATAGAAAAAAATACAATAAAAATCAAATTTTAG